One Oscillospiraceae bacterium DNA window includes the following coding sequences:
- the recO gene encoding DNA repair protein RecO — MRVETQGIVIRVSDVGERDRLVTLLTRDRGVVRAFARNSRAAKSSLVSATQLFCYARILLFCGKEKYMIDDAQPLQVFFELRQDIGRLALAQYFCELAGALAPQEEAETAADFLRLLLLAFQRLCKGGRPLPVVKSAVEMRMMSLAGYLPDLIGCTDCRRYEDDVMYFYPQQGVLLCKNCREKRGRGGGLLLHRGALTALRHTVYAELPKLFSFTLGREGQQELARASEAYLLDRAEYRFRTLDFYHTVADPLKTESS, encoded by the coding sequence ATGCGGGTAGAGACACAGGGAATCGTCATCCGGGTGTCAGATGTGGGGGAACGTGACCGTTTGGTTACCCTTTTGACGCGCGACCGCGGGGTCGTGCGTGCCTTTGCCCGGAACAGCCGCGCGGCAAAAAGCAGTCTGGTTTCGGCCACCCAGCTTTTCTGCTATGCGCGGATTTTATTATTTTGCGGAAAAGAGAAATATATGATTGATGACGCCCAGCCTCTGCAGGTTTTTTTCGAGCTGCGGCAGGACATCGGCCGCCTGGCACTGGCACAGTATTTCTGTGAATTGGCGGGGGCCCTAGCCCCGCAGGAAGAGGCAGAGACAGCCGCTGACTTTCTGCGGCTGCTGCTTTTGGCGTTTCAGCGGCTGTGCAAAGGCGGGCGGCCGCTGCCAGTGGTGAAATCCGCGGTCGAGATGCGCATGATGAGCCTTGCAGGCTACCTGCCAGACTTAATCGGCTGCACCGACTGCCGCAGGTACGAGGACGACGTGATGTACTTTTACCCGCAGCAGGGCGTGCTTTTGTGCAAAAACTGCCGCGAAAAAAGAGGGCGGGGCGGCGGTCTGCTGCTGCACCGCGGGGCTTTGACTGCGCTGCGCCACACGGTTTACGCGGAATTGCCGAAGCTCTTTTCTTTTACACTGGGCAGAGAGGGACAGCAGGAGCTTGCCCGCGCAAGCGAGGCCTACCTGCTTGACCGTGCCGAGTACCGCTTTCGTACACTGGATTTTTACCACACCGTGGCGGACCCGCTGAAAACAGAATCTTCATAA
- a CDS encoding DUF1275 domain-containing protein, giving the protein MQRAKQMSESIELGMILAISGGFMDAYSYVCRDKVFANAQTGNMLLFGINLSERNWSEALRYLLPVIFFALGIALADIVRIRYQQMTVFHWRQISVLFEAVILFGVSFISRDKNLLANSLTSLACGIQVESFRKIHGNGIATTMCIGNLRSGTQYLCDYVHTRNKLSVHKCFLYYGIIACFIVGAVLGNFLVGLLQTRAILLCALLQVAAFILMFADKEKETKRKKL; this is encoded by the coding sequence ATGCAGCGAGCAAAACAGATGTCGGAATCCATAGAACTCGGCATGATTTTGGCGATTTCCGGCGGGTTTATGGATGCTTATTCGTATGTCTGCCGCGATAAAGTCTTTGCCAATGCACAAACGGGCAATATGCTTTTGTTTGGCATTAACCTTTCTGAAAGGAACTGGAGCGAGGCGCTTAGATATTTGCTGCCGGTGATTTTTTTTGCACTCGGCATCGCTTTGGCAGATATCGTCAGGATTCGCTACCAGCAGATGACGGTCTTTCACTGGCGGCAGATTTCAGTATTATTTGAAGCAGTCATTTTGTTTGGCGTCAGCTTTATCTCCCGCGACAAAAATCTGTTGGCAAACAGCCTGACCTCCTTGGCCTGCGGTATTCAGGTAGAAAGCTTTCGCAAGATACACGGCAACGGCATTGCCACGACCATGTGCATTGGCAACCTGCGCAGCGGCACACAGTACCTGTGTGACTACGTACATACCCGAAACAAGCTTTCTGTACACAAATGTTTCCTGTACTACGGGATTATTGCCTGCTTTATTGTCGGGGCTGTTTTGGGCAACTTTTTGGTAGGTCTGCTGCAGACAAGGGCAATCCTTCTCTGTGCGCTGCTGCAGGTCGCGGCCTTTATCCTGATGTTTGCAGATAAAGAAAAAGAGACAAAAAGGAAAAAACTGTGA
- a CDS encoding urease accessory protein UreD, whose protein sequence is MKGSHGVLRLETARRGKQTVLKDCYFEAPYKVTSPFADPDGSISVIVMYASAGILENDTAFVELHAGRDSCVRVTNQSYGKIFKMEQGGAVKDIRISVDKGARLAFLPKPVIPFAGSRFQCSTQIEVARGGSLVYRDILSCGRLARGEEFAFESYRTRLSIRYSGRLVLNENVVLEPKQQNLSSLGYYEGFTHQATLCFVGETVPEAEKAAALLQSVPGIAFGVTSMMLGGLMVRMLGTGAEQLLNACDAVTALF, encoded by the coding sequence GTGAAGGGCAGCCATGGAGTTCTGCGACTGGAAACGGCCCGGCGCGGAAAGCAGACCGTCCTCAAAGACTGTTATTTTGAGGCGCCGTATAAAGTCACCAGTCCCTTTGCAGACCCGGACGGCAGCATTTCTGTCATTGTCATGTACGCCTCAGCCGGTATTTTGGAAAATGACACAGCCTTTGTCGAGCTGCACGCGGGCCGGGACAGCTGCGTGCGTGTGACAAACCAGTCCTACGGAAAAATTTTTAAAATGGAGCAGGGCGGGGCTGTAAAGGATATCCGCATCTCTGTGGACAAAGGCGCCCGCCTTGCTTTTCTGCCAAAGCCGGTGATTCCCTTTGCCGGCAGCCGCTTTCAGTGCAGCACACAAATAGAGGTGGCGCGCGGGGGCAGCCTGGTTTACCGCGATATCTTGTCCTGCGGCCGTTTGGCCCGGGGCGAAGAATTTGCTTTTGAGAGCTACCGCACCCGGCTGTCAATTCGCTATAGCGGCCGGCTGGTTCTCAATGAAAACGTTGTTTTGGAACCAAAGCAGCAAAATCTCAGCAGTCTGGGCTACTACGAGGGCTTTACGCATCAAGCAACCCTGTGCTTTGTCGGGGAAACCGTGCCAGAAGCGGAAAAAGCGGCCGCTTTGCTGCAAAGCGTGCCGGGTATCGCCTTTGGGGTCACTTCCATGATGCTTGGGGGTCTGATGGTGCGCATGCTGGGCACTGGCGCAGAGCAGCTGCTGAATGCCTGCGATGCTGTGACGGCCCTTTTTTGA
- a CDS encoding endonuclease MutS2 has protein sequence MELRTEHHLHALELDKILQLLRQETASDAAADMALELRPQTRLSGVNRLLQETWDAYTLMAKFGSPSFGGLHDVANPLRRAASGGVLNMGELLRLAGVLRCLRAVSDWRAKSAGIKTTLDDRFHCIVTNKYLEEKIYSAIDSEEGMNDNASPALSAIRRKIRAASARAREKLDKMVHSPYYQKFLQDPIVTQRSGRFVVPVKAECRSEVPGLVHDSSGSGATVFVEPMAVVEANNEVRVLQNDEKNEIDRILQELSTEAGTFADSIISSCRFAAELDLIFAKASLGYKMKATLPQMNDRGELELKRARHPLIDPKKVVATDVRLGTDFDTLVITGPNTGGKTVTLKTIGLLTLMAECGLLVPTTDGSRLSVFDRVLADIGDEQSIEQSLSTFSAHMTNIIRIIKVADSKSLVLLDELGAGTDPVEGAALATSILEQLRRQGARIAATTHYAELKAYALETPGVQNGSCEFDVATLQPTYRLLIGVPGRSNAFAISLRLGMERSVVEGAQALVSQENTRFENVVGKLEESRRALEDEREEVRSDLAEARKALAEAEKEKETVEQNAQKEIDHAREQASRLVSRTRGQADLLLNELEEMKKQKNKQITAEQKAKLNAGLRQMEADADPVQKRRRRSGYQLPRPLRAGDTVRLVDLDRPATVLEVSADGKYAMVQAGVIKTRAEVENLQLVTEAEKRKAERRMTRNTARHFSNAAASAELDLRGQTADEAIANVDLFLDHAARSNLTQVTIIHGKGTGVLRKAVQEHLKHHPNVKSYRLGTYGEGESGVTIAQLK, from the coding sequence ATGGAACTGAGGACAGAACACCACCTTCATGCACTGGAGCTGGACAAAATTTTACAGCTGCTTAGGCAAGAGACAGCGAGCGACGCCGCCGCCGACATGGCGCTGGAACTGCGCCCGCAGACGCGGCTTTCAGGCGTTAACCGCCTGCTGCAGGAAACCTGGGACGCCTATACCCTGATGGCAAAATTCGGTTCGCCGTCTTTCGGCGGGCTGCACGATGTGGCAAACCCGCTGCGGCGGGCCGCTTCTGGCGGCGTGCTCAATATGGGTGAGCTGCTGCGCCTGGCCGGCGTGCTGCGTTGTCTGCGCGCTGTCAGCGACTGGCGCGCCAAAAGCGCAGGCATTAAGACAACACTGGACGACCGCTTTCATTGTATTGTTACCAATAAATATTTGGAAGAAAAGATCTACAGCGCCATTGATTCAGAAGAGGGAATGAACGACAATGCGTCGCCCGCGCTTTCGGCAATTCGCCGCAAAATCCGCGCAGCAAGCGCCCGTGCCCGCGAAAAGCTGGATAAAATGGTGCATTCGCCGTATTACCAGAAATTTCTGCAGGACCCCATTGTCACGCAGCGTTCCGGCCGGTTTGTTGTGCCGGTCAAGGCAGAGTGCCGCAGCGAGGTGCCCGGCTTGGTGCACGATTCTTCCGGCAGCGGTGCCACGGTCTTTGTCGAGCCAATGGCTGTGGTCGAGGCGAACAATGAAGTCCGTGTGCTGCAGAATGACGAAAAAAACGAAATTGACCGTATTTTACAGGAATTGTCAACAGAAGCCGGCACGTTTGCCGACAGCATTATTTCCAGCTGCCGCTTTGCCGCTGAACTGGACCTGATTTTTGCAAAGGCGAGCCTTGGCTATAAGATGAAAGCAACCCTGCCACAGATGAATGACCGCGGCGAACTGGAGCTGAAGCGCGCCCGGCACCCGCTGATTGACCCCAAAAAAGTGGTGGCAACGGACGTGCGCCTGGGCACCGACTTCGATACCCTGGTGATTACCGGCCCAAACACTGGCGGCAAGACCGTTACCCTTAAGACAATCGGTCTGTTGACGCTGATGGCGGAGTGCGGCCTGCTGGTACCCACAACGGACGGCAGCCGCCTTTCGGTTTTTGACCGTGTGCTGGCGGATATTGGCGATGAGCAGTCGATTGAGCAGAGCCTTTCCACTTTTTCGGCGCACATGACAAATATTATCCGTATTATCAAAGTGGCAGACAGCAAAAGCTTGGTCCTGTTGGATGAGCTTGGCGCGGGAACCGACCCGGTAGAGGGCGCCGCGCTGGCAACCTCTATCTTAGAGCAGCTGCGGCGGCAGGGGGCGCGCATTGCCGCGACCACGCATTATGCTGAGCTGAAAGCCTATGCCCTGGAAACCCCCGGGGTACAGAATGGCTCCTGTGAATTTGACGTGGCAACCCTGCAGCCGACCTATCGGCTGCTGATTGGTGTGCCCGGGCGCAGCAACGCCTTTGCCATCTCTTTGCGGCTTGGTATGGAGCGGTCTGTTGTGGAGGGCGCACAGGCGCTGGTTTCGCAGGAAAACACCCGCTTTGAAAACGTGGTGGGTAAATTGGAAGAATCCCGCCGCGCACTGGAGGACGAGCGCGAAGAGGTGCGCAGCGACTTGGCAGAGGCCCGCAAAGCTTTGGCCGAGGCGGAAAAAGAGAAAGAAACGGTCGAGCAGAACGCACAGAAAGAAATTGACCATGCCCGTGAGCAGGCCAGCCGCCTGGTTTCGCGCACGCGCGGGCAGGCAGATCTGCTTTTAAATGAACTGGAAGAAATGAAGAAACAGAAAAATAAGCAGATTACCGCCGAGCAGAAGGCAAAGCTGAATGCCGGCCTGCGCCAAATGGAAGCGGACGCCGACCCGGTACAGAAACGCCGCCGTCGCAGCGGCTATCAGCTGCCGCGGCCGCTGCGCGCGGGCGACACCGTGCGTTTGGTGGATTTGGACCGGCCGGCCACAGTGCTGGAGGTCTCTGCCGACGGCAAGTACGCAATGGTGCAGGCCGGCGTGATTAAGACCCGCGCCGAGGTGGAAAACCTGCAGCTGGTGACAGAGGCCGAAAAGCGCAAAGCAGAGCGCCGCATGACTCGAAACACAGCGCGGCACTTTTCCAATGCAGCCGCGTCTGCTGAGCTGGACCTGCGCGGACAAACTGCCGATGAGGCAATTGCCAATGTCGACCTGTTTTTGGACCATGCGGCCCGCAGCAACCTGACACAGGTCACGATTATCCACGGCAAAGGCACCGGCGTGCTGCGCAAAGCAGTGCAGGAGCATTTAAAACATCACCCAAATGTAAAAAGCTACCGCCTTGGCACCTACGGTGAGGGCGAAAGCGGCGTAACCATTGCCCAACTGAAATAA
- a CDS encoding CPBP family intramembrane metalloprotease, translated as MVYPYQFSQQNYQWQARLWAERRGSRHAVGTAGWLVLGSIAVMTVTQACLVLILYRSGFSSGGSLTQQYLADCIGYLLLALVPLLYICFSGRPTEEFLPFGRPAAVGLTGSDMAFLCVVCMALTLACNWPTALVQMLEEALGFSGQIPDMPMDHSVLTQILYVLYGTLIPPLVEEILFRGAVLGSLRRWGDWFAIVVSSLLFGLYHGNVGQFVFATLVGLIFGFLRVRTGSILPCIVLHMLNNGLATLAAVLQEDLGQRAAQTFEGGYFVIIFGLAVCALVYRLAMRKKEPQGKLSIPRDHMASSLARRVSGLFTSGGGVAMLIYGVGVSIYVLLQS; from the coding sequence ATGGTTTATCCGTATCAATTTTCTCAGCAGAATTATCAGTGGCAGGCGCGCCTGTGGGCAGAGCGCCGCGGCTCGCGCCATGCGGTGGGTACAGCCGGGTGGCTGGTTTTGGGCTCTATTGCCGTAATGACAGTGACACAGGCCTGCCTTGTGCTGATTCTATATCGTTCTGGCTTTTCAAGCGGCGGCAGCCTGACGCAGCAGTACCTTGCCGACTGCATTGGCTACCTGCTGCTGGCGCTGGTTCCGCTTTTGTACATTTGCTTTTCCGGTCGCCCGACAGAGGAGTTCCTGCCCTTTGGCAGGCCGGCGGCGGTCGGACTTACCGGCAGCGACATGGCGTTTTTGTGTGTGGTGTGCATGGCGCTAACCCTTGCCTGCAACTGGCCTACCGCCCTGGTGCAGATGCTCGAAGAAGCGCTGGGCTTTTCCGGGCAAATTCCTGATATGCCGATGGACCACTCTGTGCTGACACAGATTTTATATGTACTTTATGGTACGCTGATTCCCCCGCTGGTAGAGGAAATCTTGTTCCGCGGGGCGGTTTTGGGTAGCCTGCGCCGCTGGGGCGACTGGTTCGCCATTGTGGTGTCATCGCTTTTGTTTGGGCTTTACCATGGCAACGTGGGGCAGTTTGTGTTTGCCACGCTGGTGGGCCTGATTTTTGGCTTTCTGCGGGTACGCACGGGCAGCATCCTTCCCTGTATTGTGCTGCACATGCTTAACAACGGCCTTGCTACACTTGCGGCGGTTTTGCAGGAAGACTTGGGCCAGAGGGCCGCGCAGACCTTTGAGGGCGGCTATTTTGTCATAATTTTCGGTCTAGCTGTCTGTGCGCTGGTTTACCGCCTGGCGATGCGGAAGAAAGAACCGCAGGGGAAGCTGAGCATTCCGCGCGACCACATGGCCAGTAGCCTTGCCCGCCGGGTCAGCGGCCTTTTTACCAGCGGCGGCGGGGTCGCAATGTTGATATACGGCGTTGGGGTCAGCATTTATGTGCTGCTGCAGTCTTGA
- the ureG gene encoding urease accessory protein UreG produces the protein MAYVKIGIGGPVGSGKTALIERLTRKMIPYYSICVVTNDIYTKEDAEFLTKNSALPPERIVGVETGGCPHTAIREDCSMNLEAVEDMARRFPDVQILFIESGGDNLSATFSPELADATIYVIDVAQGDKIPRKGGPGVTRSDLLVINKTDLAPYVGADLAVMKRDSLRMRGDRPFLFTNLMNNSGVDEIIRWIQKCVLLEGA, from the coding sequence ACGTAAAAATTGGCATCGGCGGCCCGGTGGGGTCCGGTAAAACGGCTTTGATTGAGCGGCTGACCCGAAAAATGATTCCGTATTACAGTATTTGTGTTGTTACAAATGATATCTACACCAAAGAAGACGCCGAATTTCTGACAAAGAACAGCGCCCTGCCGCCTGAGCGCATTGTCGGTGTCGAAACCGGCGGTTGCCCGCACACCGCTATCCGTGAAGACTGCTCTATGAATTTGGAAGCCGTGGAGGACATGGCCCGGCGCTTTCCCGATGTGCAGATTCTTTTCATCGAGAGCGGCGGCGACAACCTCTCTGCGACTTTCAGCCCAGAACTTGCCGACGCGACGATTTATGTTATCGACGTGGCGCAGGGCGACAAAATTCCGCGGAAAGGCGGGCCAGGCGTCACACGCTCTGACCTGCTCGTCATCAACAAAACAGACCTTGCCCCCTATGTCGGCGCAGACCTTGCCGTAATGAAGCGGGATTCTTTGCGCATGCGTGGGGACCGCCCGTTTCTGTTTACGAATTTAATGAACAACAGCGGTGTCGATGAAATTATCCGCTGGATACAAAAATGTGTTTTGCTGGAGGGTGCATAA
- the tadA gene encoding tRNA adenosine(34) deaminase TadA, whose amino-acid sequence MRRALELAKQSAGEGEVPVGAVLTKDGEIVAEGRNRRETQKNALCHAEIEAIGRGCRVLGGWRLWQCTLYVTLEPCPMCAGAVLNAHIPRVVYGAKDPKAGACGSAVNLLALPGGFCPQVEQGLLQEECAEVLRGFFRRMRAQRKAVKKAAAQRL is encoded by the coding sequence ATGCGCCGGGCCCTGGAACTGGCAAAGCAGTCTGCCGGCGAGGGCGAGGTGCCCGTGGGCGCGGTTTTAACAAAAGACGGGGAAATTGTCGCGGAAGGCAGAAACCGCCGCGAGACGCAGAAAAATGCGCTCTGCCACGCGGAAATTGAGGCGATTGGCCGCGGCTGCCGGGTGCTGGGCGGTTGGCGGCTGTGGCAGTGCACGCTTTATGTTACGCTGGAGCCGTGCCCCATGTGTGCGGGCGCTGTTTTAAATGCGCATATCCCGCGGGTGGTGTACGGCGCAAAAGACCCAAAAGCGGGCGCCTGTGGGTCGGCGGTAAACCTGCTGGCGCTTCCCGGCGGCTTTTGCCCGCAGGTGGAGCAGGGCCTTTTGCAGGAGGAGTGCGCCGAGGTGCTGCGCGGCTTTTTCCGCCGCATGCGCGCACAGCGAAAAGCCGTTAAAAAGGCGGCCGCGCAGCGGCTGTGA
- a CDS encoding diacylglycerol kinase family protein: MRFHTVAAFYTLLFSPFFELDRPGYATLLLAIGSVLAAEVFNTAAEAACDIENSAYNRGVRLIKDMAAGAVLMSAAFAAGVGLCLFAKPACIAAGWFWLCARPWLLLLLGLSAAAAFFYVRLGPGPLWRKLRALFGGKG, encoded by the coding sequence ATGCGCTTTCACACAGTGGCCGCTTTTTATACGCTGCTGTTTTCGCCGTTTTTTGAGCTGGACAGGCCGGGGTACGCGACGCTGCTGCTGGCAATCGGCAGCGTGCTGGCGGCCGAGGTCTTTAATACGGCGGCAGAGGCGGCGTGCGATATAGAAAACAGCGCCTACAACCGCGGGGTCCGCCTGATTAAGGACATGGCCGCGGGCGCGGTCCTGATGAGTGCGGCCTTTGCCGCGGGCGTGGGCCTTTGTCTGTTTGCAAAGCCGGCCTGCATTGCGGCGGGCTGGTTTTGGCTGTGCGCGCGGCCCTGGTTGCTTTTGCTGCTGGGGCTTTCGGCTGCTGCGGCATTTTTTTATGTACGCCTTGGTCCGGGGCCGCTGTGGCGGAAGCTGCGCGCGCTTTTTGGCGGAAAAGGCTGA
- the era gene encoding GTPase Era, with protein MKNNQENDRSAFFAIVGRPNVGKSSLMNRILGQKVAIVSSKPQTTRTRIMGVLTEGRDQLVFLDTPGLLKPRDKLGEYMVKSVTSSVAGVDAALLVVEAGTEISPADEELLERFRSQKLPAVLAINKIDLLQEKERLIPQIAKLSEKYPFAAVVPVSARTGDGVPDLKDELKKHCQPGGHMFPDDTLTDQPERVLAGEFVREKMLRLLNKEVPHGVAVVVHHLEERPDGSCLDIDADIYCERESHKGIIIGKGGSMIRKIGTQAREELERFYGIKVNLQLQVMVKPNWRNKEAALRSFGFDTKDLLQ; from the coding sequence ATGAAAAACAATCAGGAAAATGACAGATCGGCTTTTTTTGCCATCGTCGGCCGGCCCAATGTGGGCAAAAGTTCGCTGATGAACCGCATCTTGGGCCAAAAGGTCGCCATCGTCAGCAGCAAGCCGCAGACCACCCGCACCCGCATTATGGGGGTGCTCACCGAGGGGCGCGACCAGCTGGTCTTTTTGGACACGCCGGGGCTTTTAAAGCCGCGCGACAAGCTGGGCGAGTACATGGTCAAAAGCGTGACTTCTTCTGTCGCCGGGGTGGACGCCGCCCTGCTGGTGGTCGAGGCGGGTACGGAGATTTCACCGGCAGACGAAGAACTTTTAGAGCGCTTTCGCAGCCAAAAGCTGCCCGCGGTGCTGGCCATTAATAAAATTGACCTGCTGCAGGAAAAGGAGCGCCTGATTCCGCAGATTGCAAAACTGAGCGAAAAGTATCCCTTTGCGGCGGTGGTGCCGGTTTCGGCACGCACGGGCGACGGGGTGCCGGACTTAAAGGACGAGCTGAAAAAGCACTGTCAGCCCGGCGGGCACATGTTCCCGGACGACACCCTTACCGACCAGCCCGAGCGGGTCTTGGCGGGGGAATTTGTGCGCGAAAAAATGCTGCGCCTGCTTAACAAAGAGGTGCCGCACGGCGTGGCTGTGGTGGTGCATCACTTGGAAGAGCGGCCGGACGGCTCCTGCCTGGATATTGACGCCGATATTTACTGCGAGCGCGAAAGCCACAAGGGCATTATTATCGGCAAGGGCGGCAGCATGATCCGCAAGATCGGCACCCAGGCCCGCGAGGAACTGGAGCGCTTTTATGGGATAAAGGTAAATCTGCAGCTGCAGGTGATGGTAAAACCGAATTGGCGCAATAAAGAGGCCGCGCTGCGCAGTTTTGGCTTTGACACAAAGGACCTTTTGCAGTAA
- the yfcE gene encoding phosphodiesterase, whose translation MKLMIASDIHGSAKYCRAMAMRFAQEKADRLLLLGDLLYHGPRNDLPEEYAPKEVIKVLCSLKEKIFCVRGNCDAEVDQMVLPFPILAEYAVFAAGGHLLYAVHGQHLPKETPPLCPGDVLLYGHTHVPDCTEKNGILWLNPGSVSLPKEDSPRSYMTLQNGVFQWKELLSSRVYCTQHLS comes from the coding sequence GTGAAATTGATGATTGCTTCCGATATACACGGCTCTGCAAAGTACTGCCGGGCCATGGCGATGCGCTTTGCACAGGAAAAAGCGGACCGCCTGCTCCTTTTGGGCGACCTGCTCTACCACGGGCCGAGAAACGACCTGCCGGAAGAATACGCACCCAAAGAAGTGATAAAGGTGCTCTGCAGCCTGAAAGAAAAGATTTTCTGCGTGCGCGGCAACTGCGACGCCGAGGTAGACCAAATGGTGCTGCCGTTCCCGATTTTAGCAGAGTATGCAGTCTTCGCTGCGGGCGGGCACCTGCTTTACGCTGTACACGGGCAGCATCTGCCGAAAGAAACGCCGCCGCTGTGCCCCGGCGATGTGTTGCTTTACGGGCACACCCATGTGCCGGACTGCACCGAGAAAAACGGCATTCTGTGGCTTAACCCCGGTTCCGTTTCGCTGCCGAAAGAGGACAGCCCCCGCAGCTATATGACGCTGCAGAATGGGGTGTTTCAGTGGAAAGAGCTGCTTTCCAGCAGGGTTTACTGCACGCAGCACCTGTCATAA
- a CDS encoding VanZ family protein — protein MENKKQRRVTTAFFIFYLFLLTWLVMLKLQTNVAVLDRYRQLNLVPFQASFYRDGRLDLFEIVGNILAFMPFGIYLKMLWPERPFFKTLLPCFLVSLTFETLQYVLAVGTSDITDLLDNTLGGALGIGVYWIFQKLLKGKTNKVLNILLLVLMVLALALVAAMQ, from the coding sequence ATGGAAAACAAAAAACAGCGGCGGGTTACCACCGCTTTCTTTATCTTTTATCTGTTTCTGCTGACGTGGCTAGTTATGCTGAAGCTGCAGACGAATGTCGCCGTGCTCGACCGCTACCGGCAGCTGAATCTGGTGCCGTTTCAGGCTTCTTTTTACCGAGACGGCCGGCTCGATCTCTTTGAGATTGTCGGAAACATTTTGGCCTTTATGCCGTTTGGTATTTATCTGAAAATGCTGTGGCCGGAGCGGCCGTTTTTCAAAACGCTGCTGCCGTGCTTTTTGGTCAGCCTCACGTTTGAAACCCTGCAGTATGTGCTTGCAGTTGGCACCAGTGACATTACCGACCTGCTCGACAACACGCTGGGCGGGGCTTTGGGTATCGGCGTTTACTGGATTTTTCAAAAGCTTCTGAAAGGAAAGACCAACAAAGTCCTCAATATCCTGCTGTTGGTGCTTATGGTGCTGGCGCTCGCGCTGGTTGCGGCAATGCAGTAA
- a CDS encoding MATE family efflux transporter, translating into MSAKPAAADLGNGSIGHLMLQLSLPSIAAQVVNMLYNMVDRIYIGHIPNTGATALTGVGVCFPILILISAFSALIGLGGAPRASIEMGRSNREGAEKILGNCFTMLLAAAAVLTAVFLCFSRPLLMLFGASEKTLPYGLSYLNIYVLGTVFVLISVGLNAFISAQGAASTAMKTTLIGAVLNIVLDPVFIFAFGLGVRGAAIATVISQAVSAVWVLHFLFGPKTALRLRRKNLRLHRRILLPILGLGLSPFIMQSTESLLNICFNSSLQHYGGDTTVGAMSILSTLMQMVMLPLQGLALGAQPIISFNYGAQKYDRVKKAFRLLLISSFIFTAGCWALMQLLPGIFVGMFTSDAVLTKTTVWASHIYLFGLFASGIQAACQQSFLALGQAKQSLLLALLRKVILLIPLIYILPHLFTDPVFAVFLAEPVADISAACITFLTFFAWFRRNFAKPKQTPAA; encoded by the coding sequence ATGTCTGCAAAACCAGCTGCGGCAGACCTTGGCAACGGCAGTATCGGGCACCTGATGCTGCAGCTTTCCCTGCCGTCAATCGCGGCGCAGGTCGTCAATATGCTTTACAATATGGTCGACCGCATTTATATCGGCCATATCCCCAACACCGGCGCCACAGCCCTGACTGGTGTCGGTGTCTGTTTTCCCATCTTGATTTTAATTTCCGCTTTCAGTGCGCTGATTGGTCTGGGCGGCGCGCCGCGTGCCTCCATTGAAATGGGCCGCAGCAACCGTGAAGGTGCGGAAAAAATACTTGGAAACTGCTTTACCATGCTGCTGGCAGCTGCCGCTGTCCTAACCGCGGTGTTTCTCTGCTTTAGCCGGCCGCTGCTAATGCTTTTCGGTGCAAGCGAAAAGACACTGCCATACGGCCTGAGCTACCTTAATATCTATGTGCTGGGCACTGTTTTTGTACTGATTTCAGTCGGCTTAAATGCCTTTATCTCCGCACAGGGCGCCGCCTCTACCGCAATGAAGACTACCTTGATTGGCGCCGTCTTAAACATTGTACTGGACCCTGTTTTTATCTTTGCCTTTGGCTTAGGGGTGCGCGGCGCAGCCATTGCCACGGTCATCTCTCAGGCGGTCAGCGCCGTGTGGGTGCTGCACTTTTTGTTTGGGCCAAAGACAGCTCTGCGCCTGCGCCGCAAAAATTTGAGGCTGCACCGCAGGATTCTGCTGCCGATTTTGGGGCTGGGGCTTTCTCCGTTTATTATGCAGTCTACCGAAAGCCTTTTAAATATCTGCTTTAATTCCTCTTTGCAGCACTACGGCGGCGACACCACAGTGGGCGCCATGTCCATTCTTTCCACGCTGATGCAAATGGTAATGCTGCCGCTGCAGGGGCTGGCGCTGGGCGCACAGCCGATTATCAGCTTTAACTACGGTGCCCAAAAATACGACCGGGTCAAAAAAGCGTTTCGCCTGCTGCTAATCTCTTCCTTTATCTTCACCGCCGGCTGCTGGGCGCTGATGCAGCTGCTGCCGGGCATATTTGTCGGCATGTTTACCAGTGACGCCGTGCTCACCAAGACAACCGTGTGGGCCTCTCACATCTATCTTTTCGGGCTGTTTGCTTCTGGCATACAGGCGGCCTGCCAGCAAAGCTTTTTGGCCCTGGGGCAGGCAAAACAGAGCCTGCTTTTAGCGCTGCTGCGCAAGGTCATTCTGCTGATTCCGCTGATTTACATTCTGCCGCATTTGTTTACAGACCCGGTCTTTGCCGTTTTTCTGGCAGAGCCGGTCGCCGACATTTCAGCGGCGTGTATTACTTTTCTTACTTTTTTCGCCTGGTTTCGGCGCAATTTTGCCAAGCCGAAACAGACTCCTGCCGCATAA